The following proteins come from a genomic window of Plasmodium vivax chromosome 3, whole genome shotgun sequence:
- a CDS encoding hypothetical protein (encoded by transcript PVX_001110A), translated as DNFNKSLGKNATISNHSYLRTNRLLEKHQLDNEPTDAELTDDLSCKEKNSKLEKQTEDKSSCEQLNESNLSCKEAKEIDKNNIDSTSDVFKCILSSCEKNSLSTANHIYNEKKKKNLSSRKFKKMRFKKFCLISAPFFILSFICCTILFNYSSNYIYLGIFYMLDVVGLLIIMYVLMKCFKYEFLKKKKST; from the coding sequence gataattttaataaatcattGGGTAAAAATGCCACCATAAGCAACCACTCATATTTGAGGACTAATCGGTTGCTTGAGAAACATCAACTGGATAATGAACCAACGGATGCAGAACTAACAGATGATTTATCATgcaaggagaaaaatagCAAATTAGAGAAACAAACGGAAGATAAATCGTCATGCGAACAATTAAATGAAAGTAATTTAAGCTGTAAAGAAGCGAAAGAAATTGATAAGAATAATATAGATTCAACGTCCGACGTTTTCAAATGTATACTTTCcagttgcgaaaaaaattctcttaGCACAGccaatcatatatataatgaaaagaaaaaaaaaaatttgagtagtagaaaatttaagaaaatgcgatttaaaaagttttgcCTAATAagtgccccattttttattctgtcATTCATATGTTGTACAATCCTATTTAATTACAGTagtaattacatatatttaggtatattttatatgttagATGTCGTAGGATTACTAATTATTATGTACGTTCTTATGAAATGctttaaatatgaatttttaaaaaaaaagaaaagcaccTAA